A single genomic interval of Anopheles marshallii chromosome 2, idAnoMarsDA_429_01, whole genome shotgun sequence harbors:
- the LOC128708560 gene encoding atrial natriuretic peptide receptor 3 — MCTRTSRCYWFGGPGWKRVLCYRCVCLLYVLFVLGVVMLLPAPVECGCRRLAQKPCEAICVRPNTPNRRTLGARPDYGVDADNVSFPPASSDAWTCELRIVVIMPANTSVQASLPRVHPVLEKAEDFIRREGIFPADVAIRWIPFDDRCEQARATVMAMDGTGSDYCGHLILGPSCDFALAPVARIARYIYNDGIPVITGAGYTFDFEEPKTHCENEFHMLFRTGLVSFKRMAFFMIELIRHFKWNRVVYFYDRHSYYNVAGPQTGHLLMNTMAEFFRHENITYSPFSTDSARTNFTESLKEKVGLSYASKCFVRFAQR, encoded by the exons ATGTGCACAAGGACCTCGCGTTGCTATTGGTTCGGTGGTCCCGGGTGGAAAAGAGTGCTGTGCTATCGATGCGTCTGCTTGCTGTACGTTCTGTTTGTGCTGGGTGTTGTTATGCTGTTGCCCGCACCAGTCGAGTGCGGCTGCCGACGGCTGGCGCAGAAACCGTGTGAAGCGATCTGTGTCCGCCCGAACACGCCGAACCGCCGAACGCTTGGTGCGCGGCCCGACTACGGGGTGGACGCGGACAACGTGTCTTTCCCGCCCGCATCCTCCGATGCGTGGACGTGTGAGCTACGGATCGTGGTGATCATGCCGGCAAATACGAGCGTCCAAGCGTCACTTCCACGCGTGCACCCCGTGCTGGAGAAGGCGGAAGATTTTATCCGTCGCGAGGGCATCTTCCCGGCGGACGTAGCCATCCGGTGGATTCCGTTCGATGATCGGTGCGAACAGGCACGGGCTACGGTGATGGCGATGGATGGTACGGGAAGCGATTACTGCGGGCATCTCATACTTGGACCGAGCTGTGATTTTGCTCTAG CGCCCGTTGCTAGAATCGCCCGTTACATTTATAACGATGGAATTCCTGTGATAACCGGTGCGGGATATACATTCGATTTCGAGGAACCAAAGACGCACTGTGAAAACGAGTTCCACATGCTGTTCCGCACCGGGTTGGTCAGTTTCAAGCGGATGGCATTCTTCATGATAGAACTTATCCGACA CTTCAAGTGGAACCGTGTGGTATATTTTTACGATCGACATAGTTACTACAATGTGGCTGGTCCACAAACGGGTCACTTGCTGATGAATACGATGGCAGAATTCTTCCGCCACGAAAACATCACCTACTCGCCATTCTCAACCGATTCGGCACGCACAAACTTTACCGAGAGCCTGAAGGAAAAGGTCGGCCTCAGCTATGCAA GTAAGTGCTTTGTACGATTTGCACAGCGCTAA